One window from the genome of Hippoglossus hippoglossus isolate fHipHip1 chromosome 6, fHipHip1.pri, whole genome shotgun sequence encodes:
- the LOC117763324 gene encoding tumor protein p53-inducible protein 11-like: protein MVSKPHPPLMKKHSQTDLISRLKSRKILGVGGEDDDGEVHRSKISQMLGNEMKFAVREPIGLRVWILISAVGFTAVALMALVFPNQLYEVVFEEELSSPSISIRLYGGALLSLALIMWNGLYTAEKIIIQWTLLSEACYFAVQFLVTSITLMEIGILPHAAMLLLLSRVLFLAVTMAYYYHLGRKPKKI from the exons ATGGTGTCTAAACCTCACCCTCCTCTAATGAAGAAGCACAGTCAGACGGACTTGATAAGCCGCCTGAAGAGCCGGAAGATCCTCGGAGTCggtggtgaggatgatgatggtgaagtTCACCGCTCAAAG ATCAGTCAGATGCTCGGAAATGAGATGAAGTTTGCAGTGCGAGAACCAATCGGGCTGAG GGTGTGGATCCTCATCTCTGCCGTGGGTTTCACAGCTGTGGCCTTGATG GCCCTGGTGTTCCCTAACCAACTATATGAAGTTGTTTTTGAGGAGGAACTCTCCTCGCCCAGCATCTCCATTCGCCTTTATGGAGGAGCACTGCTCA GTTTGGCCCTCATCATGTGGAATGGTCTGTACACAGCAGAGAAGATCATCATCCAGTGGACTCTGCTCAGTGAAGCCTGCTACTTCGCTGTCCAGTTTCTAG TGACATCCATCACATTAATGGAGATTGGGATCCTGCCCCATGCTGCCATGCTCCTGCTCCTCAGCCGCGTGCTCTTCCTGGCGGTCACCATGGCCTACTATTACCACCTGGGCCGTAAGCCGAAGAAGATCTGA